In a genomic window of Jaculus jaculus isolate mJacJac1 chromosome 8, mJacJac1.mat.Y.cur, whole genome shotgun sequence:
- the Hypk gene encoding huntingtin-interacting protein K isoform X2 encodes MATEGDVELELETETSGPERPPEKPRKHDSGAADLERVTDYAEEKEIQSSNLETGEGTGKGYHQEGRSGVDSE; translated from the exons ATGGCGACAGAGGGGGACGTAGAGCTGGAATTGGAGACCGAGACCAGCGGCCCCGAGCGGCCCCCCGAGAAGCCTCGGAAGCATGACAGTGGTGCGGCTGATCTGGAGCGGGTCACGGACTATGCCGAGGAGAAGGAGATCCAGAGCTCCAATCTGGAGACG GGAGAAGGAACTGGCAAAGGTTACCATCAGGAAGGAAGATCTGGAGTTGATAGTGAGTAG
- the Hypk gene encoding huntingtin-interacting protein K isoform X1, with product MATEGDVELELETETSGPERPPEKPRKHDSGAADLERVTDYAEEKEIQSSNLETAMSVIGDRRSREQKAKQEREKELAKVTIRKEDLELIMTEMEISRAAAERSLREHMGNVVEALIALTN from the exons ATGGCGACAGAGGGGGACGTAGAGCTGGAATTGGAGACCGAGACCAGCGGCCCCGAGCGGCCCCCCGAGAAGCCTCGGAAGCATGACAGTGGTGCGGCTGATCTGGAGCGGGTCACGGACTATGCCGAGGAGAAGGAGATCCAGAGCTCCAATCTGGAGACG GCTATGTCCGTCATTGGAGATAGACGATCTCGGGAGCAAAAGGCCAAACAGGAGCG GGAGAAGGAACTGGCAAAGGTTACCATCAGGAAGGAAGATCTGGAGTTGATA ATGACAGAGATGGAGATCTCCCGAGCAGCCGCAGAAAGAAGCTTGCGGGAACATATGGGCAATGTAGTAGAGGCTCTTATTGCCCTTACCAACTGA